GCTCAACGAACGGGATAAGACGGACAAGTTGGAGCAGTTTGGCCCGACGTCCAAACTGATCGGGATTGAAACCGATCGACTGGATCAGCAGATCGATCCACTCGTCAGTGCTAAATTTCGCCCTCGCCTCGAGGTAGCCATCGTAGTCGAAGCTCGACATTTGGATGGGCTTCAGGCTCCCGAGAATCCACGGCACCACCTTCGCGTTGTCACTATGGAAGTATTCGATGTCGCACATGCACCATACGCCGCTGACGAGCAGCTTCTGGTTGGCGTTGACCGTGTGCGGGTCAACGAGAACACCGTTTATACCGAGGTTCGAGAAAGATGCCTCGTAGGTGTCGTCTTTCTCATTCAGTGTCACACTGACGCGGTCGATGACGCGGAAACGCCCCTTCTCGCGGATTTTCGACTTGATCAGCTCGTTCTCATTGCGGTGCACGTAATGCTCCGCAAGAATCCGCCTCACTGTCTCGATACCCTCCTGAATCCCGGCCTCGACGTCGGTCGCGGCATACTGCCCCAGCAGGTACTCCAATACATAGGAAGGTACTATCGCGTTGCCCTTGACAGTCTTGACGAGGTCCTTACGGACCACGGCACCTGCAAAGTGCTCGTTGATCTTGCGGTCCAAGTCGCTCTGCGGCACCTTCGACTGTGGGAAAACATCATCCAAGTCGTCGGCAACCATCGCCTGGAAGATCAGATCGATCTCGTCGCTCATCAGAAGTCCCACCCGTCGTCGCTCGTGAAGGCGCGTTTGACCGCGTACGGCGCACCCTTATATTTCTTCCACTGGTCGGTGCCTTCGATCGGCTCCAACAGGCGGAACTCAACGCTCTGGTTGTTCGCCGCGTCTGCGTCCTTACTCAGCAGAAGCCGGACGATCTGGAAACGATCCCGTCCCTCACCGCTCTCTGAATCAAAGACCATCTCCTGTTCATTGGAGATCAGTTGCTCTCCGAAGTAAAGTCCCGCGCGCAGGCGCCTAGCAGTGACCTTGGGTTCAACTTTCATCGACTGGTAGAGCTTCACCACGATCTGGCCGGTGGTGATCTTGTCAGACTCCGGGTGAATGTCGACGTTGACCCTCTCTACCGTCGTGGAACGGCCCTTGTTGATCGAGACGACTGGCACCACGATCTCCTGCAGCGAAGCACCACCGTGCACGAACTGAAACCCGGAACCCGGCTTGACGATCCGGTGGATCGAGTTCGGGATCTGCACCTCCAGATCACTGGACAACCCAACCTGGTGAGGCTGGAAGGTTCGGAACGCGGCGTCTTCCTTCAGCCCCCGGCCAAGCACGTATCGACGCTTCTCGGCCACGATCTGGTCACCCTGCGGTTTGACTGTGAGGTTGAACTGCGTCGCGAGTTTGGAACGCTGGTATAGGAACCCGTGGTCGGCAGTGACGAAAATGTTCGTCGCGTTGGCGTTGGCAAGTTTCTTCACGATATCTACAAGGTGATCCAGCGATTCAGACACTGCTGCGAACGTGCGGTGTTCCGACTTCGAACTGTCACCCGTAGCATCAATCGTGTCGTGGTAGACGTACAGCACCTGATTCGACGAGTACAGATCACGTCGTTCAGCTGGCTTCATCTCGACGAAATCCTTCGCCTGGATGGCCGTTCCCCCGACAGCCTCAAGGATCTTGCTGCGATTGGCAGAGCCATCAGACCTCAACCCGTCAACGAGGACCGGGTCACCGTTCATCGAATGGGCAAGCGTTTTGTGCGGCAGGAGAGCAGCCATCCCCAGCTGGGTGTAGCTCGGGAGCACGCCAAGCATGGCATCGGTCTTTGCGTCGAACTTGTCCAGGCCAAGGATTCGGGTTTCAAGTTCCTTGGCGACCTCGAACCGCATGGCATCGGAGATCACCACGACGGCTTTCTTGTTCCCGCCCTTGGTGAGCTTCGCGACGTACTTCTCGTAGAATTCAGACTGCGAGGTCGCTTCCGGTGTGCGCCACCGCTGCACCGCATCGACCTGTTCCTGCCACGACATGCCCAGGGGCGCCACGAAGTCCGTCACGTACGCGGCTTCGACCTGTTCGGCAAGTTCATCGAGCGGCTGCTTGAACTCCGCAGTCAGGTATGCGTATGTGAACTGGCGGTATCGCTGATCGATACGGAACAAGTCGTCCCTGTACCGGGTCAAGCCTTCATCGAAACTTGCGAATTCAAGGCGCGCGGCGCGGATTGCAGGGATGAGTTCCGCAGCAGCAGTTAGCGCCTCATAGAGCATGGCGTAGTCCTCGAACCAGAAGCTGCCATGACGCCGAACACCGATGGTCTCGAGGATCTCACGCTGCGGCATCGTCTGGTTGACGATGCCGTCGACCAGACGACGGATGATCTCTCTCTCGGCGGCCTCGAAAATGTCGGCATCCCTGAGAGTCTCCCACGGGAGCCCGGCTACCTGTTCCTCGTATGCGAGGTCACCTTCAGCCTTGCGGGCCAAGATCTTAATCGCGGAGGCACTTCGCT
The Arthrobacter alpinus genome window above contains:
- the pglZ gene encoding BREX-1 system phosphatase PglZ type A; translated protein: MSKAPSIHDHLAVRFANQRIVVWQDSDGGYAAELDSQVPDGVSVLRVADDEFAIKHRVLREDTASQFLIYRSGAATEGTNNWLLDVELAYGPVFTADRGALLRAGLGLAEPGSDALVTEHPAFFSDSKLVESLKILLLPSDDLVTVQAKMSAVAICQKEHSFSDLTRTLLSHHAQGETSGWDALSKLGLAEFHWSGAEHIYGYLSAAPTIPGFVLWMFQQARDGFDVTSSKGARNLAIDFRSFRDSKRSASAIKILARKAEGDLAYEEQVAGLPWETLRDADIFEAAEREIIRRLVDGIVNQTMPQREILETIGVRRHGSFWFEDYAMLYEALTAAAELIPAIRAARLEFASFDEGLTRYRDDLFRIDQRYRQFTYAYLTAEFKQPLDELAEQVEAAYVTDFVAPLGMSWQEQVDAVQRWRTPEATSQSEFYEKYVAKLTKGGNKKAVVVISDAMRFEVAKELETRILGLDKFDAKTDAMLGVLPSYTQLGMAALLPHKTLAHSMNGDPVLVDGLRSDGSANRSKILEAVGGTAIQAKDFVEMKPAERRDLYSSNQVLYVYHDTIDATGDSSKSEHRTFAAVSESLDHLVDIVKKLANANATNIFVTADHGFLYQRSKLATQFNLTVKPQGDQIVAEKRRYVLGRGLKEDAAFRTFQPHQVGLSSDLEVQIPNSIHRIVKPGSGFQFVHGGASLQEIVVPVVSINKGRSTTVERVNVDIHPESDKITTGQIVVKLYQSMKVEPKVTARRLRAGLYFGEQLISNEQEMVFDSESGEGRDRFQIVRLLLSKDADAANNQSVEFRLLEPIEGTDQWKKYKGAPYAVKRAFTSDDGWDF